In Streptomyces seoulensis, the following are encoded in one genomic region:
- a CDS encoding protein kinase domain-containing protein, whose translation MAQTHGAQGPSDPEASAGGGMAEAPENWGNGGLVGDGRYRLTHRLGRGGMAEVFAAEDVRLGRTVAVKLLRADLAEDPTSKARFTREAQSVAGLNHHSIVAVYDSGEDQVNGQAVPYIVMELVEGRTIRELLVDADAPGPEQALIIVSGVLDALAYSHQHGIVHRDIKPANVIITDNGAVKVMDFGIARALHGASTTMTQTGMVMGTPQYLSPEQALGKAVDHRSDLYATGCLLYELLALRPPFTGETPLSVVYQHVQDMPVPPSQVTAGCPPELDGLVMRSLAKEPDDRFQTAEEMRGLIQYGLQMLYDQGAHSGTWNTGPVDAVAGAPTPPGGYAGTTVMPQSGGYGGGTTQIPQPILPGGYGSGDDGGFEGHGNKGSGRGKLLVLAALALVAVVAGVALAMNNTGGDEGKGPKPTPTHSRTHKDDKASETPTGGTSKEPTDDPATQGGSGWNNGSDYTPSYRPTDPGTAKPSDEPTDPQTSEQPSTPQTSPPATGDASGGGTDAGTTDGTGNAGGTDQGTTAGAGGADAGAAAGADAAGANGT comes from the coding sequence ATGGCACAGACGCACGGCGCCCAAGGCCCGTCCGACCCCGAGGCGTCGGCCGGCGGCGGCATGGCGGAGGCGCCGGAGAACTGGGGCAACGGCGGGCTCGTCGGCGACGGCCGCTACCGGCTCACCCATCGCCTCGGCCGGGGCGGCATGGCCGAGGTGTTCGCGGCCGAGGACGTCCGGCTCGGCCGTACGGTCGCGGTCAAGCTGCTGCGCGCCGACCTCGCCGAGGACCCCACCTCCAAGGCCCGCTTCACGCGTGAGGCCCAGTCGGTGGCCGGGCTCAACCACCACTCGATCGTCGCCGTGTACGACTCCGGCGAGGACCAGGTGAACGGCCAGGCCGTGCCGTACATCGTGATGGAGCTGGTCGAGGGCCGCACCATCCGCGAGCTGCTGGTCGACGCGGACGCGCCGGGCCCCGAGCAGGCCCTGATCATCGTCTCCGGGGTGCTGGACGCGCTCGCCTACTCGCACCAGCACGGCATCGTGCACCGCGACATCAAGCCCGCCAACGTCATCATCACCGACAACGGCGCGGTCAAGGTGATGGACTTCGGCATCGCCCGCGCCCTGCACGGCGCCTCCACGACGATGACCCAGACCGGCATGGTCATGGGCACCCCGCAGTACCTCTCCCCGGAGCAGGCGCTCGGCAAGGCCGTCGACCACCGCTCCGACCTGTACGCCACCGGCTGCCTGCTCTACGAACTCCTCGCGCTGCGGCCCCCCTTCACCGGTGAGACCCCGCTGTCGGTGGTCTACCAGCACGTCCAGGACATGCCGGTGCCGCCCTCGCAGGTCACCGCCGGCTGCCCGCCCGAGCTGGACGGCCTGGTCATGCGCTCCCTCGCCAAGGAGCCGGACGACCGCTTCCAGACGGCCGAGGAGATGCGCGGCCTGATCCAGTACGGCCTGCAGATGCTGTACGACCAGGGCGCCCACTCCGGCACCTGGAACACCGGCCCGGTGGACGCCGTCGCGGGCGCGCCGACCCCGCCCGGCGGCTACGCGGGCACCACCGTGATGCCCCAGTCCGGTGGCTACGGCGGCGGCACCACGCAGATCCCGCAGCCGATCCTGCCCGGCGGGTACGGGAGCGGCGACGACGGCGGTTTCGAGGGCCACGGGAACAAGGGCAGCGGCAGGGGCAAGCTCCTGGTGCTGGCCGCGCTCGCCCTGGTCGCGGTCGTGGCCGGTGTCGCGCTCGCGATGAACAACACCGGCGGCGACGAGGGCAAGGGCCCCAAGCCGACCCCGACGCACTCCCGGACGCACAAGGACGACAAGGCGTCCGAGACGCCGACCGGCGGCACCTCCAAGGAGCCGACGGACGACCCGGCCACCCAGGGCGGCTCGGGCTGGAACAACGGCTCGGACTACACCCCGTCCTACCGGCCGACCGACCCCGGTACGGCCAAGCCGTCGGACGAGCCGACCGACCCGCAGACCTCCGAGCAGCCGAGCACCCCGCAGACCTCGCCGCCCGCCACGGGCGACGCGTCCGGCGGCGGCACGGACGCGGGCACCACGGACGGCACCGGCAACGCGGGCGGCACCGACCAGGGCACCACGGCCGGTGCGGGCGGTGCGGACGCCGGTGCGGCGGCCGGAGCGGACGCGGCCGGCGCGAACGGCACTTGA
- a CDS encoding phosphotransferase, producing the protein MQRLRVPPVVPHAPPLGTLLPLYGAGTALACEPVDQGLLNRGFRVRTTRGRYFLKHHFDPDTADPDAIERRHLATKRLAEVGVPAVPPLTHREGRTVAVVGGHAYALHPWIEGGHLHGGQLTRSESARLGALLGAVHACLERVMPPKGRTRPATSPHPVESADPADTFALIDDLLGHVHRHKPADAFDDLARHRLLERRSLLEQHTHRRPPRGGPVGWVHGDFHPFNLLYRGGTPAAIVDWDRLGVQPRAEEAVRAAAIFFVRPAGMLDLPKARAYARAYRRAARATPSELAAAVHRVWWERLNDFWMLRWHYERGDTRADCQFPAASALAVWWTREYDAVCDAFTG; encoded by the coding sequence GTGCAGCGCCTTCGTGTACCACCCGTCGTGCCCCACGCGCCCCCGCTGGGCACCTTGTTACCCCTGTACGGAGCCGGTACGGCCCTCGCCTGTGAACCGGTCGACCAGGGGCTGCTCAACCGGGGCTTCCGGGTGCGCACCACCCGGGGCCGGTACTTCCTCAAGCACCATTTCGACCCCGACACCGCCGACCCCGACGCCATCGAGCGCCGCCATCTGGCCACGAAGCGCCTCGCCGAGGTCGGCGTCCCGGCCGTCCCGCCGCTCACCCACCGCGAGGGCCGTACGGTCGCGGTCGTCGGCGGGCACGCCTACGCGCTGCACCCCTGGATCGAGGGCGGGCATCTGCACGGCGGCCAGCTCACCCGCTCCGAGAGCGCGCGCCTGGGCGCGCTGCTGGGCGCCGTGCACGCCTGCCTGGAGCGCGTGATGCCGCCCAAGGGGCGCACCCGGCCGGCCACGAGCCCGCACCCGGTGGAGAGCGCCGACCCGGCCGACACCTTCGCTCTCATCGACGACCTGCTCGGCCACGTCCACCGTCACAAGCCGGCCGACGCCTTCGACGACCTGGCCCGCCACCGCCTGCTGGAACGCCGGTCGCTGCTGGAGCAGCACACCCACCGCCGCCCGCCGCGCGGCGGCCCGGTGGGCTGGGTGCACGGCGACTTCCACCCGTTCAACCTGCTCTACCGGGGCGGTACCCCCGCCGCCATCGTCGACTGGGACCGCCTCGGGGTGCAGCCCCGCGCCGAGGAGGCGGTACGGGCCGCCGCGATCTTCTTCGTACGGCCCGCGGGGATGCTGGACCTGCCCAAGGCGCGGGCGTACGCGCGGGCGTACCGGCGCGCGGCGCGCGCCACCCCCTCGGAGCTGGCGGCGGCCGTACACCGGGTCTGGTGGGAGCGCCTGAACGACTTCTGGATGCTGCGCTGGCACTACGAGCGCGGGGACACCCGCGCCGACTGCCAGTTCCCGGCCGCCTCCGCGCTCGCGGTGTGGTGGACACGGGAGTACGACGCGGTGTGCGACGCCTTCACCGGCTGA
- the pdhA gene encoding pyruvate dehydrogenase (acetyl-transferring) E1 component subunit alpha, translated as MTVESSAARKPRRSAAGKAGTAGTGRSTRSTAKQGTEPELVQLLTPEGKRVKNAEFDAYVAGITPDELRGLYRDMVLTRRFDAEATALQRQGELGLWASLLGQEAAQIGSGRATREDDYVFPTYREHGVAWCRGVDPTNLLGMFRGVNNGGWDPNGNNFHLYTIVIGSQTLHATGYAMGVAKDGADSAVIAYFGDGASSQGDVAESFTFSAVYNAPVVFFCQNNQWAISEPTEKQTRVPLYQRAQGYGFPGVRVDGNDVLACLAVTRWALERARNGEGPTLVEAFTYRMGAHTTSDDPTRYRHDDERVAWEAKDPILRLRAYLEASNHADEGFFAELESESEALGKRVREAVRAMPDPDRFAIFENVYADGHALVDEERAQFAAYQASFADAEGGN; from the coding sequence GTGACCGTGGAGAGCAGTGCCGCGCGCAAGCCGCGACGCAGCGCCGCAGGCAAGGCCGGTACCGCCGGTACCGGGCGCAGCACCCGCAGCACCGCGAAGCAGGGCACCGAGCCCGAGCTGGTGCAGCTTCTGACGCCGGAGGGCAAGCGGGTCAAGAACGCCGAGTTCGACGCCTACGTCGCCGGCATCACCCCCGACGAGCTGCGCGGTCTGTACCGCGACATGGTGCTCACCCGCCGCTTCGACGCGGAGGCGACCGCCCTCCAGCGCCAGGGCGAGCTGGGCCTGTGGGCCTCGCTGCTCGGCCAGGAGGCCGCCCAGATCGGCTCCGGCCGCGCCACCCGCGAGGACGACTACGTCTTCCCGACCTACCGCGAGCACGGCGTCGCCTGGTGCCGCGGGGTCGACCCGACCAACCTGCTCGGCATGTTCCGGGGTGTGAACAACGGCGGCTGGGACCCCAACGGCAACAACTTCCACCTGTACACGATCGTCATCGGCTCGCAGACGCTGCACGCCACCGGCTACGCGATGGGCGTGGCCAAGGACGGCGCCGACTCGGCCGTGATCGCCTACTTCGGCGACGGCGCGTCCAGCCAGGGCGACGTGGCGGAATCGTTCACCTTCTCCGCGGTCTACAACGCGCCGGTCGTGTTCTTCTGCCAGAACAACCAGTGGGCGATCTCCGAGCCCACCGAGAAGCAGACCCGCGTCCCGCTCTACCAGCGCGCCCAGGGCTACGGCTTCCCCGGCGTCCGGGTCGACGGCAACGACGTGCTGGCCTGCCTCGCCGTGACCCGCTGGGCGCTGGAGCGCGCCCGCAACGGCGAGGGCCCGACCCTGGTCGAGGCGTTCACCTACCGGATGGGCGCCCACACCACCTCCGACGACCCCACGCGCTACCGGCACGACGACGAGCGCGTCGCCTGGGAGGCGAAGGACCCGATCCTGCGCCTGCGCGCCTACCTGGAAGCCTCGAACCACGCGGACGAGGGATTCTTCGCGGAACTGGAGAGCGAGTCCGAGGCGTTGGGCAAGCGGGTGCGGGAAGCGGTCCGCGCCATGCCGGACCCGGACCGCTTCGCCATCTTCGAGAACGTGTACGCGGACGGGCACGCGCTCGTCGACGAGGAGCGCGCCCAGTTCGCCGCCTACCAGGCGTCGTTCGCGGACGCGGAAGGGGGCAACTGA
- a CDS encoding alpha-ketoacid dehydrogenase subunit beta, with protein MAEKMALAKAINESLRRALETDPKVLVMGEDVGKLGGVFRVTDGLQKDFGEERVIDTPLAESGIVGTAIGLALRGYRPVVEIQFDGFVFPAYDQIVTQLAKMHARSLGKVKMPVVIRIPYGGGIGAVEHHSESPEALFAHVAGLKVVSPSNASDAYWMMQQAIQSDDPVIYFEPKRRYWDKGEVDPELIPGPLHRASVVREGTDLTLAAYGPMVKLCQQVADAAAEEGKSLEVLDLRSVSPLDFDTIQTSVEKTRRLVVVHEAPVFLGSGAEIAARITERCFYHLEAPVLRVGGYHAPYPPARLEDEYLPGLDRVLDAVDRALAY; from the coding sequence ATGGCCGAGAAGATGGCTCTGGCCAAGGCGATCAACGAATCGCTGCGGCGCGCGCTGGAGACCGACCCCAAGGTCCTGGTCATGGGCGAGGACGTCGGCAAGCTCGGCGGTGTCTTCCGGGTCACCGACGGCCTCCAGAAGGACTTCGGCGAGGAGCGGGTCATCGACACCCCGCTCGCCGAGTCCGGCATCGTCGGCACCGCGATCGGCCTCGCCCTCCGCGGCTACCGCCCGGTGGTCGAGATCCAGTTCGACGGCTTCGTCTTCCCGGCGTACGACCAGATCGTCACCCAGCTCGCGAAGATGCACGCCCGTTCGCTGGGCAAGGTCAAGATGCCGGTCGTCATCCGCATCCCCTACGGCGGCGGCATCGGCGCGGTCGAGCACCACTCCGAGTCCCCCGAGGCGCTGTTCGCGCACGTGGCCGGCCTGAAGGTGGTCAGCCCGTCCAACGCCTCGGACGCCTACTGGATGATGCAGCAGGCCATCCAGAGCGACGACCCGGTGATCTACTTCGAGCCCAAGCGGCGCTACTGGGACAAGGGCGAGGTCGACCCCGAGCTGATCCCCGGCCCGCTGCACAGGGCGAGCGTGGTCCGCGAGGGCACCGATCTGACGCTGGCCGCGTACGGCCCGATGGTCAAGCTCTGCCAGCAGGTGGCGGACGCGGCCGCCGAGGAGGGCAAGTCGCTGGAGGTGCTCGACCTCCGGTCGGTCTCCCCGCTGGACTTCGACACCATCCAGACCTCGGTCGAGAAGACCCGCCGTCTGGTGGTCGTTCACGAGGCGCCGGTGTTCCTCGGCTCCGGCGCGGAGATCGCCGCGCGGATCACCGAGCGGTGCTTCTACCACCTGGAGGCGCCGGTGCTCCGGGTCGGCGGCTATCACGCCCCGTACCCGCCGGCGCGCCTGGAGGACGAGTATCTGCCGGGCCTGGACCGGGTGCTCGACGCCGTCGACCGCGCCCTTGCGTACTGA
- a CDS encoding dihydrolipoamide acetyltransferase family protein, translating to MTTMTEASVREFKMPDVGEGLTEAEILKWYVQVGDTVTDGQVVCEVETAKAAVELPIPYDGVVRELRFAEGTTVDVGTAIIAVDVSGGAAPEPAPAAPAEPAPAPAEEAEPKGRTPVLVGYGVAVSSTKRRPRKGPEVAVAAAAQAVQAELNGHGAAVPAAAPAPAPVKERPLAKPPVRKLAKDLGVDLTLVTPSGPDGVITREDVHAAVAPAEPVAEAPAPAAVSAPAPAVAVYDSARETRIPVKGVRKATAQAMIGSAFTAPHVTEFVTVDVTRTMKLVEELKQDKEFQGLRVNPLLLIAKALLVAIKRNPEVNASWDEAAQEIVLKHYVNLGIAAATPRGLIVPNIKDAQDKTLPQLSSALGELVTTAREGKTSPAAMQGGTVTITNVGVFGVDTGTPILNPGESAILAVGAIKLQPWVHKGKVKPRQVTTLALSFDHRLVDGELGSKVLADIAAILEQPKRLISWA from the coding sequence GTGACGACGATGACGGAAGCTTCCGTGCGCGAGTTCAAGATGCCGGACGTGGGCGAGGGGCTCACCGAGGCCGAGATCCTCAAGTGGTACGTGCAGGTCGGGGACACGGTCACCGACGGCCAGGTGGTGTGCGAGGTCGAGACCGCCAAGGCGGCCGTCGAACTCCCCATCCCCTACGACGGGGTGGTGCGCGAGCTGCGCTTCGCCGAGGGCACGACGGTCGACGTGGGTACGGCGATCATCGCGGTGGACGTGTCGGGCGGAGCCGCACCCGAGCCGGCTCCGGCCGCGCCCGCCGAGCCCGCTCCCGCGCCTGCCGAGGAGGCCGAGCCGAAGGGCCGTACTCCGGTGCTGGTGGGGTACGGCGTGGCCGTGTCCTCCACCAAGCGGCGTCCCCGCAAGGGGCCCGAGGTGGCGGTGGCCGCCGCCGCGCAGGCGGTGCAGGCCGAGCTGAACGGGCACGGGGCTGCGGTTCCGGCTGCCGCTCCGGCTCCGGCTCCGGTGAAGGAGCGCCCGCTGGCCAAGCCGCCGGTGCGCAAGCTGGCCAAGGACCTGGGCGTCGACCTGACGCTGGTCACCCCGTCCGGGCCGGACGGCGTCATCACCCGCGAGGACGTGCACGCGGCGGTGGCCCCGGCGGAGCCGGTGGCCGAGGCCCCGGCCCCCGCAGCTGTGTCCGCTCCCGCGCCCGCCGTGGCGGTGTACGACTCCGCGCGGGAGACGCGTATCCCGGTCAAGGGGGTCCGCAAGGCGACCGCGCAGGCGATGATCGGCTCGGCGTTCACGGCGCCGCACGTCACGGAGTTCGTGACGGTGGACGTGACGCGGACGATGAAGCTGGTCGAGGAGCTGAAGCAGGACAAGGAGTTCCAGGGGCTGCGGGTGAACCCGCTGCTGCTGATCGCCAAGGCCCTGCTGGTCGCGATCAAGCGCAACCCCGAGGTCAACGCGTCCTGGGACGAGGCCGCCCAGGAGATCGTGCTCAAGCACTACGTCAACCTGGGTATCGCGGCGGCGACTCCGCGCGGGCTGATCGTGCCCAACATCAAGGACGCGCAGGACAAGACGCTCCCGCAGCTGTCCTCGGCGCTGGGCGAGCTGGTGACCACGGCCCGCGAGGGCAAGACGTCCCCGGCGGCGATGCAGGGCGGCACGGTGACCATCACCAACGTCGGCGTCTTCGGCGTCGACACCGGTACGCCGATCCTCAACCCCGGCGAGTCCGCGATCCTCGCCGTCGGCGCGATCAAGCTCCAGCCGTGGGTCCACAAGGGCAAGGTCAAGCCCCGCCAGGTCACCACCCTCGCCCTCAGCTTCGACCACCGCCTGGTCGACGGCGAACTCGGCTCCAAGGTCCTGGCGGACATCGCGGCAATTCTCGAACAGCCGAAGCGATTGATCTCCTGGGCGTAG
- a CDS encoding D-alanyl-D-alanine carboxypeptidase family protein — MITGIKGSSLRRAAAVAVASGALLTTSALTAAPAQAASAPSIVAAGGYVMNNSTGASLYTKAADTRRSTGSTTKIMTAKVVLAQPNLNLDAKVTIPKGASDYIVANNASSAGLIVGDKVTVRQLLYGLMLPSGCDAAYVLADKYGSGSTHTARVNSFLGKMNSAAKALNLKNTHFDSFDGIGKGSNYSTPRDLTKIASSAMKSANFRAIVKTKSYTAKTVTKTGSTRTMKAWTNTNTLLSSYSGTIGVKTGSGPEAKYCLVFAATRNGKTVIGTVLASSSVPQRGTDATKLLNYGFTK, encoded by the coding sequence TTGATTACCGGCATCAAGGGCTCCTCCCTCCGCAGGGCCGCCGCCGTCGCCGTCGCGTCCGGCGCGCTGCTCACCACCAGTGCCCTCACCGCAGCGCCCGCGCAGGCCGCCTCCGCGCCTTCGATCGTGGCCGCGGGCGGCTACGTGATGAACAACTCCACCGGCGCCTCGCTGTACACCAAGGCCGCGGACACCCGACGCTCCACGGGCTCGACCACCAAGATCATGACCGCGAAGGTCGTGCTGGCGCAGCCGAACCTGAACCTGGACGCCAAGGTCACCATCCCCAAGGGCGCCAGCGACTACATCGTCGCCAACAACGCGTCCTCGGCCGGCCTGATCGTCGGCGACAAGGTCACCGTCCGCCAGCTCCTGTACGGGCTGATGCTGCCGTCCGGCTGCGACGCCGCGTACGTCCTCGCGGACAAGTACGGCTCGGGCAGCACGCACACCGCGCGCGTGAACTCCTTCCTCGGCAAGATGAACTCCGCCGCGAAGGCCCTCAACCTGAAGAACACGCACTTCGACTCCTTCGACGGCATCGGCAAGGGCTCGAACTACTCGACCCCGCGCGACCTGACGAAGATCGCCAGCAGCGCGATGAAGAGCGCCAACTTCCGCGCGATCGTCAAGACCAAGTCGTACACGGCGAAGACGGTCACCAAGACCGGCAGCACGCGCACGATGAAGGCGTGGACCAACACCAACACGCTGCTGAGCAGCTACAGCGGCACCATCGGCGTCAAGACCGGCTCCGGCCCCGAGGCCAAGTACTGCCTCGTCTTCGCCGCCACCCGCAACGGCAAGACGGTCATCGGCACGGTCCTCGCGTCGTCCTCCGTCCCCCAGCGCGGCACGGACGCCACGAAGCTCCTGAACTACGGCTTCACGAAGTAA
- a CDS encoding GntR family transcriptional regulator: protein MQTATRQPPAADRVYTHVKQGVLDRRYEGGTLLTEGELAEAVGVSRTPVREALLRLEAEGLIRLYPKKGALVLPVSAQEIADVVETRLLVEEHAARKAVPAPPALLDRLAELLQRQREQAAAGDFAAAAVTDRCFHAEIVRSGGNEILSRLYDQLRDRQLRMGVAVMHSHPDRIAKTLTEHAEILDALRAGDAEAAVGLVHRHVDWFSGLARGEVR, encoded by the coding sequence ATGCAAACGGCCACCAGGCAGCCACCCGCCGCCGACCGCGTCTACACCCACGTCAAGCAGGGCGTCCTCGACCGCCGGTACGAGGGTGGCACCCTCCTCACCGAGGGCGAGCTGGCCGAGGCGGTCGGGGTGTCCCGTACCCCCGTCCGCGAGGCGCTGCTGCGGCTGGAGGCCGAGGGGCTGATCCGGCTGTACCCGAAGAAGGGCGCGCTGGTGCTGCCGGTCTCCGCGCAGGAGATCGCCGACGTGGTGGAGACCCGGCTGCTGGTCGAGGAGCACGCCGCCCGCAAGGCGGTCCCCGCGCCGCCCGCCCTGCTGGACCGGCTCGCCGAGCTGCTCCAGCGGCAGCGGGAGCAGGCCGCGGCGGGCGACTTCGCCGCCGCCGCCGTCACCGACCGCTGCTTCCACGCCGAGATCGTGCGCAGCGGCGGCAACGAGATCCTCTCCCGCCTCTACGACCAGCTCCGCGACCGCCAGCTGCGGATGGGCGTCGCCGTGATGCACTCGCACCCCGACCGGATCGCCAAGACCCTCACCGAGCACGCCGAGATCCTCGACGCGCTGCGCGCCGGGGACGCGGAGGCGGCGGTCGGGCTGGTGCACCGGCATGTCGACTGGTTCTCCGGGCTGGCGCGCGGGGAGGTCCGATGA
- a CDS encoding MFS transporter: MSRATTTLPGDPPGGRRAVAVWSIGVAVYFVAVIFRTSLGVAGLDAADRFHVNASALSTFSILQLLVYAGMQIPVGLLVDRLGTKKVLCLGAVLFTAGQLGFAFSPSYGTALASRALLGCGDAMTFISVLRLGTRWFPARRGPFVAQLAGLVGMAGNLVSTLVLARLLHGLGWTPAFAGSAVAGVVVLVLTLLFLRDHPEGFEPEPFPHQGAAYVRRQIAEAWREPGTRLGMWVHFTTQFPAMVFLLLWGLPFLVQAQGLSRATAGELLTLVVLSNMVVGLVYGQVVARHHAARLPLALGTVAATAVMWALTLAWPGAHAPMPLLLALCVVLGACGPASMLGFDFARPANPPERQGTASGITNMGGFIASMTTLFAIGVLLDATGDDYSVAFCAVFVLQALGLTQILRLRTRAARRERERLVASRVETVHVPAA, translated from the coding sequence ATGAGCCGGGCCACGACCACCCTGCCGGGTGACCCTCCGGGCGGCCGCCGGGCCGTCGCCGTGTGGTCCATAGGCGTCGCGGTCTACTTCGTCGCCGTCATCTTCCGCACCTCGCTCGGTGTGGCCGGCCTGGACGCGGCGGACCGCTTCCATGTGAACGCCTCCGCGCTGTCCACGTTCTCGATCCTCCAACTGCTCGTGTACGCGGGCATGCAGATACCCGTCGGCCTGCTGGTCGACCGGCTCGGCACGAAGAAGGTGCTGTGCCTGGGCGCGGTGCTGTTCACGGCCGGACAGCTCGGCTTCGCCTTCTCCCCTTCGTACGGCACCGCCCTCGCCTCCCGCGCGCTGCTGGGCTGCGGGGACGCGATGACCTTCATCAGTGTGCTGCGGCTCGGCACCCGGTGGTTCCCGGCCCGGCGCGGGCCGTTCGTCGCGCAGCTCGCCGGGCTGGTCGGCATGGCGGGCAACCTCGTCTCCACCCTGGTGCTGGCCCGGCTGCTGCACGGGCTCGGCTGGACCCCGGCGTTCGCGGGCAGCGCGGTCGCGGGCGTGGTGGTGCTGGTGCTGACCCTGCTGTTCCTCAGGGACCACCCCGAGGGGTTCGAGCCGGAGCCCTTCCCGCACCAGGGCGCCGCGTATGTGCGCCGGCAGATCGCGGAGGCGTGGCGGGAGCCCGGTACCCGGCTGGGGATGTGGGTGCACTTCACCACCCAGTTCCCGGCGATGGTCTTCCTGCTGCTGTGGGGGCTGCCGTTCCTGGTGCAGGCGCAGGGGCTCAGCCGGGCCACCGCTGGTGAGCTGCTCACCCTGGTGGTGCTCTCCAACATGGTGGTCGGGCTGGTCTACGGCCAGGTCGTCGCCCGGCACCACGCGGCCCGGCTCCCGCTGGCGCTCGGTACGGTCGCCGCGACGGCCGTCATGTGGGCGCTGACCCTCGCCTGGCCGGGCGCGCACGCGCCGATGCCGCTGCTGCTGGCGCTCTGCGTGGTGCTCGGCGCCTGCGGCCCCGCCTCCATGCTCGGCTTCGACTTCGCCCGCCCCGCGAACCCGCCCGAGCGTCAGGGCACCGCCTCCGGCATCACCAACATGGGCGGTTTCATCGCCTCCATGACCACCCTCTTCGCCATCGGCGTCCTCCTCGACGCCACCGGCGACGACTACTCCGTCGCCTTCTGCGCCGTCTTCGTCCTCCAGGCCCTCGGTCTCACCCAGATCCTCCGCCTCCGCACCCGAGCGGCCCGCCGCGAACGGGAACGACTGGTGGCGAGCCGGGTGGAAACGGTGCACGTACCGGCGGCGTAG
- a CDS encoding SAM-dependent methyltransferase encodes MTTHTRLTFHGPLSSARADAIVGRLSANRPRTVLDIGCGWGELLLRVLEAVPEARGTGIDLDESDLARGRRAAEERGLAGRAGFLAESARDTAHGPADLVLCVGASQSLSDADCPTAEALRSLRGLVADGGRVLLGEGIWERTPTSAELAGMWPGAATSDHLTLPALLDLAVASGFRPEWTETATLPEWDHFESAYQADQEVWLAAHPDATEVRDRLDRHRAQWMSYRGILGMAYLTLVPVQR; translated from the coding sequence ATGACCACCCACACCCGCCTCACCTTCCACGGCCCGCTCTCCTCCGCCCGCGCCGACGCGATCGTCGGCCGCCTCTCCGCGAACCGCCCCCGCACCGTCCTCGACATCGGCTGCGGCTGGGGCGAGCTGCTGCTCCGGGTACTGGAGGCGGTCCCGGAGGCGCGGGGCACGGGCATCGATCTGGACGAGTCCGACCTCGCCCGGGGGCGCCGGGCGGCGGAGGAGCGGGGCCTGGCGGGACGGGCCGGCTTCCTGGCCGAGTCCGCCCGCGACACCGCCCACGGCCCCGCCGACCTCGTCCTGTGCGTGGGCGCCAGCCAGTCCCTGTCCGACGCCGACTGCCCCACGGCGGAAGCCCTGCGCTCGCTGCGGGGGCTGGTGGCCGACGGGGGCCGGGTGCTGCTGGGCGAGGGCATCTGGGAACGGACGCCCACCTCCGCCGAGCTGGCGGGCATGTGGCCCGGCGCCGCGACCTCCGACCACCTCACCCTCCCCGCCCTCCTCGACCTCGCCGTCGCGTCGGGCTTCCGCCCGGAATGGACGGAGACGGCAACTCTCCCGGAGTGGGACCACTTCGAATCGGCCTACCAGGCCGACCAGGAGGTCTGGCTCGCCGCCCACCCGGACGCGACCGAGGTCCGCGACCGCCTCGACCGCCACCGCGCCCAGTGGATGAGCTACCGGGGCATCCTGGGGATGGCGTACCTGACGCTGGTCCCGGTCCAGCGTTGA
- a CDS encoding maleylpyruvate isomerase family mycothiol-dependent enzyme, translating to MSLHPTLQPYADAWNHSIDAISELVNPLAEAEWNRRTPCPGWSVRDVVSHVIGLDCEMLGDPRPIHTLPRDLFHVTNEAQRYMEMQVDVRRHHTAPEMTSELEYTVIRRNRQIRNESRQPDTVVRGPMGKEITLELAMRMRAFDVWVHEQDLRTALGRPGNLDSPGALVTRDLLLAGLPKVVAKEAEAPRSSAIVFDVHGPVEFLRTIRVDIQGRGTLETAPALGPAASFSLDWETYFRLACGRISAEKAGDSIKAEGDPELTAAILRNFAVTP from the coding sequence GTGAGTCTGCATCCCACCCTCCAGCCCTACGCCGACGCCTGGAACCACTCGATCGACGCGATATCCGAGCTGGTGAACCCGCTGGCCGAGGCCGAGTGGAACCGGCGTACGCCGTGCCCCGGGTGGTCGGTGCGGGACGTGGTCTCCCATGTCATCGGGCTGGACTGCGAGATGCTCGGCGACCCCCGGCCGATCCACACGCTGCCCCGCGACCTCTTCCACGTCACCAACGAGGCGCAGCGGTACATGGAGATGCAGGTCGACGTGCGCCGCCACCACACGGCGCCGGAGATGACGTCGGAGCTGGAGTACACGGTCATCCGGCGCAACCGGCAGATCCGCAACGAGTCCCGGCAGCCCGACACGGTGGTCCGGGGGCCGATGGGCAAGGAGATCACCCTCGAACTCGCCATGCGGATGCGGGCGTTCGACGTCTGGGTGCACGAGCAGGATCTGCGTACCGCCCTCGGGCGTCCGGGCAACCTCGACTCGCCCGGCGCGCTGGTCACCCGCGACCTGCTGCTGGCCGGGCTGCCCAAGGTGGTCGCCAAGGAGGCCGAGGCGCCGCGCAGTTCGGCGATCGTCTTCGACGTGCACGGCCCGGTGGAGTTCCTGCGCACGATCCGCGTCGACATCCAGGGCAGGGGCACGCTGGAGACGGCGCCCGCGCTCGGGCCCGCCGCGAGCTTCAGCCTCGACTGGGAGACGTACTTCCGGCTGGCCTGCGGGCGGATCAGCGCGGAGAAGGCGGGCGACAGCATCAAGGCCGAGGGCGATCCGGAACTGACGGCGGCGATCCTGCGGAACTTCGCGGTCACGCCGTGA